One window of Phycodurus eques isolate BA_2022a chromosome 17, UOR_Pequ_1.1, whole genome shotgun sequence genomic DNA carries:
- the cchcr1 gene encoding coiled-coil alpha-helical rod protein 1 isoform X3, producing the protein MDAHKKLSTPTDFISPKISTPPKDLWLGLPQTRREISTQREENHCTKMLRGSKTSGKTPEEKASDLRTRSSERGYQLSRWEEGCCLEAEKHKAEAERLKEQMEALKDDAQRYREENRVKNDTISRQCHDLETMHQEMSEVRVEHSQLKEELMHCHAQEGKISSKLERFRKESDEEIAKMMRVGEARQLALKAETNEQQAEEAETLSLKMSEQTRKKQEEELRQLSAVHCAELNAVRKSNNELQSKLQSVTRERDELKEHLSQMEQAYETQSATLHSLRNYIGQAVADKGEKEQCNEAFERLNKDKVALQKTAELLTVRLNSMSEIVSLQEEKMLKKASTDPLVTARCDGVLVLHIWREKVFKLCVQLRLKDIELRDEKAKHLSEVVLTEQQLQEERHRATVLQRSLDAGIAELDQEKVEKETLEQDLAQACEDYQQLKAKSHSLEAELKSTTEALHGFSVTFHRKIAEVDAARAKLNTFGQRLNFARGRVETVQALFLRSVALRKVQTTSKPAEQTAASIRNLQMELSLVCRERSKLTQELKRTPELIEKALADMKEEYEIKLRRQQEELEQSRDEMQKAASGTEEVQRSLRGVLAQLEVSKGTQEELQSELRTQKERSQQALQQRVSEIESRCAEELREMELRVSTAKREHTKAVMTLRQFERAVTRKHWRETEALQSEHTKREVQRKQTEEAETNRHRLLFVTQAPVAERELRSDFPRSCAAPQQNESVPREQGGKAAERSCLTGAKPAAEERLLSVMEELQTLSAAVVNSSEDSAEEEEGHSGFTSGVLKPCS; encoded by the exons ATGGACGCACATAAAAAGCTCAGCACGCCAACAGATTTCATCTCACCAAAGATTTCCA CTCCACCAAAGGATCTGTGGCTTGGTTTACCTCAGACTCGAAGAGAGATCTCAACGCAGAGAGAGGAAAATCATTGCACCAAGATGCTGCGGGGAAGCAAGACAAGCGGAAAGACTCCAGAAGAGAAGGCATCGGACTTGAGGACGAG ATCCTCAGAGAGAGGCTACCAGTTGTCCAGATGGGAAGAAGGGTGCTGTCTGGAGGCAGAAAAGCACAAAGCGGAAGCTGAGCGATTGAAGGAGCAGATGGAGGCCCTGAAGGATGACGCGCAGAGATATAGGGAAGAGAATAGAGTCAAAAACGACACCATAAGCAG GCAGTGTCACGATTTGGAGACGATGCATCAAGAAATGAGCGAGGTGAGGGTTGAGCACAGCCAGCTCAAGGAGGAGCTCATGCACTGCCATGCACAGGAGGGGAAAATAAGCTCAAAG CTAGAAAGATTTAGGAAAGAGTCTGATGAGGAAATTGCAAAGATGATGAGAGTAGGTGAAGCTCGGCAGCTTGCCCTGAAGGCCGAAACGAACGAGCAGCAAGCCGAGGAGGCCGAAACGCTCTCTTTGAAAATGTCGGAACAAACGCGGAAGAAGCAAGAGGAAGAG CTGCGACAGTTGAGTGCCGTTCACTGTGCGGAATTAAACGCCGTCAGGAAATCAAATAATGAATTGCAAAGTAAACTTCAGTCAGTGACCCGGGAGAGAGACGAGTTGAAAGAGCATCTAAG CCAAATGGAACAAGCGTACGAGACACAATCAGCAACTCTGCACAGTCTCCGAAATTATATCGGCCAGGCTGTTGCcgacaaaggagaaaaggaACAATGCAATGAAGCGTTTGAG aGGCTCAACAAAGACAAAGTGGCATTGCAGAAAACTGCGGAGCTTTTGACTGTCAGACTTAACTCCATGAGTGAGATCGTCTCACTCCAAGAAGAGAAAATGCTGAAGAAG GCCTCGACAGACCCACTTGTGACAGCGAGATGTGATGGTGTTCTTGTGCTTCACATCTGGAGGGAGAAGGTGTTCAAACTATGCGTCCAGCTTCGTTTGAAGGACATAGAGCTGCGGGATGAGAAGGCAAAACATCTTTCAGAG GTCGTACTCACGGAGCAACAGCTGCAAGAGGAGCGGCATCGCGCAACCGTGCTGCAGCGCAGTCTCGACGCCGGGATAGCTGAGCTGGACCAGGAGAAAGTGGAAAAGGAG aCCTTGGAACAGGACTTGGCTCAGGCTTGCGAGGACTACCAACAACTGAAGGCAAAGAGTCACAGCTTAGAGGCTGAGCTCAAAAGCACAACTGAGGCCCTGCATGG GTTTAGTGTGACATTTCATCGTAAAATAGCAGAAGTGGATGCAGCGCGAGCTAAACTCAATACTTTTGGCCAAAGGTTGAATTTCGCCAGAGGCCGAGTGGAGACGGTCCAAG CTTTGTTCCTGAGGAGCGTCGCTCTGCGCAAAGTCCAGACGACCAGTAAGCCAGCAGAGCAGACAGCGGCGAG TATCAGAAATTTGCAGATGGAACTTAGCTTGGTGTGTCGAGAGAGAAGCAAGCTCACGCAGGAGCTCAAAAGAACCCCGGAGCTGATTGAGAAGGCGCTGGCTGATATGAAAGAAGAAT ATGAAATCAAGCTGCGGCGGCAGCAGGAAGAGCTGGAGCAGAGTCGGGATGAGATGCAGAAGGCCGCGTCGGGCACAGAGGAGGTCCAGCGGAGCCTGCGGGGGGTTCTGGCCCAGCTGGAGGTGAGCAAGGGCACGCAGGAGGAGCTCCAATCTGAACTGCGCACCCAGAAGGAGCGCAGCCAGCAAG CCCTACAGCAGCGAGTGTCTGAGATCGAGAGCCGCTGCGCTGAAGAGCTTCGTGAGATGGAGTTACGAGTCAGCACGGCTAAGAGAGAGCACACCAAAGCAG TTATGACTTTACGGCAGTTTGAAAGAGCGGTAACTCGGaaacactggagagaaactgaagCTTTGCAAAGTGAACACACAAAGAGGGAGGTCCAACGTAAACAAACAGAAGAGGCTGAGACAAATAGACACCGACTGCTG TTTGTCACACAGGCTCCTGTTGCTGAGCGAGAGCTGAGGAGTGACTTCCCCCGATCTTGCGCAGCACCTCAACAAAACGAATCTGTTCCCAGAGAGCAAGGAGGAAAAGCTGCAGAGAGAAGCTGCTTGACGGGAGCGAAACCGGCAGCAGAAG AGAGACTCCTTTCTGTTATGGAGGAGCTCCAAACGCTCAGTGCCGCAGTGGTCAACAGCTCTGAAGACtctgcggaggaggaggaggggcacAGCGGCTTTACGAGCGGCGTGCTGAAGCCGTGTTCGTGA
- the cchcr1 gene encoding coiled-coil alpha-helical rod protein 1 isoform X2 — MDAHKKLSTPTDFISPKISRKPLDDLVPPSHFASSVQAARLAAGTQPCVSWMNSSVSTAPPKDLWLGLPQTRREISTQREENHCTKMLRGSKTSGKTPEEKASDLRTRSSERGYQLSRWEEGCCLEAEKHKAEAERLKEQMEALKDDAQRYREENRVKNDTISRQCHDLETMHQEMSEVRVEHSQLKEELMHCHAQEGKISSKLERFRKESDEEIAKMMRVGEARQLALKAETNEQQAEEAETLSLKMSEQTRKKQEEELRQLSAVHCAELNAVRKSNNELQSKLQSVTRERDELKEHLSQMEQAYETQSATLHSLRNYIGQAVADKGEKEQCNEAFERLNKDKVALQKTAELLTVRLNSMSEIVSLQEEKMLKKASTDPLVTARCDGVLVLHIWREKVFKLCVQLRLKDIELRDEKAKHLSEVVLTEQQLQEERHRATVLQRSLDAGIAELDQEKVEKETLEQDLAQACEDYQQLKAKSHSLEAELKSTTEALHGFSVTFHRKIAEVDAARAKLNTFGQRLNFARGRVETVQALFLRSVALRKVQTTSKPAEQTAASIRNLQMELSLVCRERSKLTQELKRTPELIEKALADMKEEYEIKLRRQQEELEQSRDEMQKAASGTEEVQRSLRGVLAQLEVSKGTQEELQSELRTQKERSQQALQQRVSEIESRCAEELREMELRVSTAKREHTKAVMTLRQFERAVTRKHWRETEALQSEHTKREVQRKQTEEAETNRHRLLAPVAERELRSDFPRSCAAPQQNESVPREQGGKAAERSCLTGAKPAAEERLLSVMEELQTLSAAVVNSSEDSAEEEEGHSGFTSGVLKPCS, encoded by the exons ATGGACGCACATAAAAAGCTCAGCACGCCAACAGATTTCATCTCACCAAAGATTTCCA GGAAACCCCTGGATGACCTTGTGCCTCCATCTCATTTTGCATCAAGTGTCCAGGCTGCCAGACTGGCCGCAGGCACACAGCCATGCGTTTCCTGGATGAACTCGAGTGTCTCCACAGCTCCACCAAAGGATCTGTGGCTTGGTTTACCTCAGACTCGAAGAGAGATCTCAACGCAGAGAGAGGAAAATCATTGCACCAAGATGCTGCGGGGAAGCAAGACAAGCGGAAAGACTCCAGAAGAGAAGGCATCGGACTTGAGGACGAG ATCCTCAGAGAGAGGCTACCAGTTGTCCAGATGGGAAGAAGGGTGCTGTCTGGAGGCAGAAAAGCACAAAGCGGAAGCTGAGCGATTGAAGGAGCAGATGGAGGCCCTGAAGGATGACGCGCAGAGATATAGGGAAGAGAATAGAGTCAAAAACGACACCATAAGCAG GCAGTGTCACGATTTGGAGACGATGCATCAAGAAATGAGCGAGGTGAGGGTTGAGCACAGCCAGCTCAAGGAGGAGCTCATGCACTGCCATGCACAGGAGGGGAAAATAAGCTCAAAG CTAGAAAGATTTAGGAAAGAGTCTGATGAGGAAATTGCAAAGATGATGAGAGTAGGTGAAGCTCGGCAGCTTGCCCTGAAGGCCGAAACGAACGAGCAGCAAGCCGAGGAGGCCGAAACGCTCTCTTTGAAAATGTCGGAACAAACGCGGAAGAAGCAAGAGGAAGAG CTGCGACAGTTGAGTGCCGTTCACTGTGCGGAATTAAACGCCGTCAGGAAATCAAATAATGAATTGCAAAGTAAACTTCAGTCAGTGACCCGGGAGAGAGACGAGTTGAAAGAGCATCTAAG CCAAATGGAACAAGCGTACGAGACACAATCAGCAACTCTGCACAGTCTCCGAAATTATATCGGCCAGGCTGTTGCcgacaaaggagaaaaggaACAATGCAATGAAGCGTTTGAG aGGCTCAACAAAGACAAAGTGGCATTGCAGAAAACTGCGGAGCTTTTGACTGTCAGACTTAACTCCATGAGTGAGATCGTCTCACTCCAAGAAGAGAAAATGCTGAAGAAG GCCTCGACAGACCCACTTGTGACAGCGAGATGTGATGGTGTTCTTGTGCTTCACATCTGGAGGGAGAAGGTGTTCAAACTATGCGTCCAGCTTCGTTTGAAGGACATAGAGCTGCGGGATGAGAAGGCAAAACATCTTTCAGAG GTCGTACTCACGGAGCAACAGCTGCAAGAGGAGCGGCATCGCGCAACCGTGCTGCAGCGCAGTCTCGACGCCGGGATAGCTGAGCTGGACCAGGAGAAAGTGGAAAAGGAG aCCTTGGAACAGGACTTGGCTCAGGCTTGCGAGGACTACCAACAACTGAAGGCAAAGAGTCACAGCTTAGAGGCTGAGCTCAAAAGCACAACTGAGGCCCTGCATGG GTTTAGTGTGACATTTCATCGTAAAATAGCAGAAGTGGATGCAGCGCGAGCTAAACTCAATACTTTTGGCCAAAGGTTGAATTTCGCCAGAGGCCGAGTGGAGACGGTCCAAG CTTTGTTCCTGAGGAGCGTCGCTCTGCGCAAAGTCCAGACGACCAGTAAGCCAGCAGAGCAGACAGCGGCGAG TATCAGAAATTTGCAGATGGAACTTAGCTTGGTGTGTCGAGAGAGAAGCAAGCTCACGCAGGAGCTCAAAAGAACCCCGGAGCTGATTGAGAAGGCGCTGGCTGATATGAAAGAAGAAT ATGAAATCAAGCTGCGGCGGCAGCAGGAAGAGCTGGAGCAGAGTCGGGATGAGATGCAGAAGGCCGCGTCGGGCACAGAGGAGGTCCAGCGGAGCCTGCGGGGGGTTCTGGCCCAGCTGGAGGTGAGCAAGGGCACGCAGGAGGAGCTCCAATCTGAACTGCGCACCCAGAAGGAGCGCAGCCAGCAAG CCCTACAGCAGCGAGTGTCTGAGATCGAGAGCCGCTGCGCTGAAGAGCTTCGTGAGATGGAGTTACGAGTCAGCACGGCTAAGAGAGAGCACACCAAAGCAG TTATGACTTTACGGCAGTTTGAAAGAGCGGTAACTCGGaaacactggagagaaactgaagCTTTGCAAAGTGAACACACAAAGAGGGAGGTCCAACGTAAACAAACAGAAGAGGCTGAGACAAATAGACACCGACTGCTG GCTCCTGTTGCTGAGCGAGAGCTGAGGAGTGACTTCCCCCGATCTTGCGCAGCACCTCAACAAAACGAATCTGTTCCCAGAGAGCAAGGAGGAAAAGCTGCAGAGAGAAGCTGCTTGACGGGAGCGAAACCGGCAGCAGAAG AGAGACTCCTTTCTGTTATGGAGGAGCTCCAAACGCTCAGTGCCGCAGTGGTCAACAGCTCTGAAGACtctgcggaggaggaggaggggcacAGCGGCTTTACGAGCGGCGTGCTGAAGCCGTGTTCGTGA
- the cchcr1 gene encoding coiled-coil alpha-helical rod protein 1 isoform X1 → MDAHKKLSTPTDFISPKISRKPLDDLVPPSHFASSVQAARLAAGTQPCVSWMNSSVSTAPPKDLWLGLPQTRREISTQREENHCTKMLRGSKTSGKTPEEKASDLRTRSSERGYQLSRWEEGCCLEAEKHKAEAERLKEQMEALKDDAQRYREENRVKNDTISRQCHDLETMHQEMSEVRVEHSQLKEELMHCHAQEGKISSKLERFRKESDEEIAKMMRVGEARQLALKAETNEQQAEEAETLSLKMSEQTRKKQEEELRQLSAVHCAELNAVRKSNNELQSKLQSVTRERDELKEHLSQMEQAYETQSATLHSLRNYIGQAVADKGEKEQCNEAFERLNKDKVALQKTAELLTVRLNSMSEIVSLQEEKMLKKASTDPLVTARCDGVLVLHIWREKVFKLCVQLRLKDIELRDEKAKHLSEVVLTEQQLQEERHRATVLQRSLDAGIAELDQEKVEKETLEQDLAQACEDYQQLKAKSHSLEAELKSTTEALHGFSVTFHRKIAEVDAARAKLNTFGQRLNFARGRVETVQALFLRSVALRKVQTTSKPAEQTAASIRNLQMELSLVCRERSKLTQELKRTPELIEKALADMKEEYEIKLRRQQEELEQSRDEMQKAASGTEEVQRSLRGVLAQLEVSKGTQEELQSELRTQKERSQQALQQRVSEIESRCAEELREMELRVSTAKREHTKAVMTLRQFERAVTRKHWRETEALQSEHTKREVQRKQTEEAETNRHRLLFVTQAPVAERELRSDFPRSCAAPQQNESVPREQGGKAAERSCLTGAKPAAEERLLSVMEELQTLSAAVVNSSEDSAEEEEGHSGFTSGVLKPCS, encoded by the exons ATGGACGCACATAAAAAGCTCAGCACGCCAACAGATTTCATCTCACCAAAGATTTCCA GGAAACCCCTGGATGACCTTGTGCCTCCATCTCATTTTGCATCAAGTGTCCAGGCTGCCAGACTGGCCGCAGGCACACAGCCATGCGTTTCCTGGATGAACTCGAGTGTCTCCACAGCTCCACCAAAGGATCTGTGGCTTGGTTTACCTCAGACTCGAAGAGAGATCTCAACGCAGAGAGAGGAAAATCATTGCACCAAGATGCTGCGGGGAAGCAAGACAAGCGGAAAGACTCCAGAAGAGAAGGCATCGGACTTGAGGACGAG ATCCTCAGAGAGAGGCTACCAGTTGTCCAGATGGGAAGAAGGGTGCTGTCTGGAGGCAGAAAAGCACAAAGCGGAAGCTGAGCGATTGAAGGAGCAGATGGAGGCCCTGAAGGATGACGCGCAGAGATATAGGGAAGAGAATAGAGTCAAAAACGACACCATAAGCAG GCAGTGTCACGATTTGGAGACGATGCATCAAGAAATGAGCGAGGTGAGGGTTGAGCACAGCCAGCTCAAGGAGGAGCTCATGCACTGCCATGCACAGGAGGGGAAAATAAGCTCAAAG CTAGAAAGATTTAGGAAAGAGTCTGATGAGGAAATTGCAAAGATGATGAGAGTAGGTGAAGCTCGGCAGCTTGCCCTGAAGGCCGAAACGAACGAGCAGCAAGCCGAGGAGGCCGAAACGCTCTCTTTGAAAATGTCGGAACAAACGCGGAAGAAGCAAGAGGAAGAG CTGCGACAGTTGAGTGCCGTTCACTGTGCGGAATTAAACGCCGTCAGGAAATCAAATAATGAATTGCAAAGTAAACTTCAGTCAGTGACCCGGGAGAGAGACGAGTTGAAAGAGCATCTAAG CCAAATGGAACAAGCGTACGAGACACAATCAGCAACTCTGCACAGTCTCCGAAATTATATCGGCCAGGCTGTTGCcgacaaaggagaaaaggaACAATGCAATGAAGCGTTTGAG aGGCTCAACAAAGACAAAGTGGCATTGCAGAAAACTGCGGAGCTTTTGACTGTCAGACTTAACTCCATGAGTGAGATCGTCTCACTCCAAGAAGAGAAAATGCTGAAGAAG GCCTCGACAGACCCACTTGTGACAGCGAGATGTGATGGTGTTCTTGTGCTTCACATCTGGAGGGAGAAGGTGTTCAAACTATGCGTCCAGCTTCGTTTGAAGGACATAGAGCTGCGGGATGAGAAGGCAAAACATCTTTCAGAG GTCGTACTCACGGAGCAACAGCTGCAAGAGGAGCGGCATCGCGCAACCGTGCTGCAGCGCAGTCTCGACGCCGGGATAGCTGAGCTGGACCAGGAGAAAGTGGAAAAGGAG aCCTTGGAACAGGACTTGGCTCAGGCTTGCGAGGACTACCAACAACTGAAGGCAAAGAGTCACAGCTTAGAGGCTGAGCTCAAAAGCACAACTGAGGCCCTGCATGG GTTTAGTGTGACATTTCATCGTAAAATAGCAGAAGTGGATGCAGCGCGAGCTAAACTCAATACTTTTGGCCAAAGGTTGAATTTCGCCAGAGGCCGAGTGGAGACGGTCCAAG CTTTGTTCCTGAGGAGCGTCGCTCTGCGCAAAGTCCAGACGACCAGTAAGCCAGCAGAGCAGACAGCGGCGAG TATCAGAAATTTGCAGATGGAACTTAGCTTGGTGTGTCGAGAGAGAAGCAAGCTCACGCAGGAGCTCAAAAGAACCCCGGAGCTGATTGAGAAGGCGCTGGCTGATATGAAAGAAGAAT ATGAAATCAAGCTGCGGCGGCAGCAGGAAGAGCTGGAGCAGAGTCGGGATGAGATGCAGAAGGCCGCGTCGGGCACAGAGGAGGTCCAGCGGAGCCTGCGGGGGGTTCTGGCCCAGCTGGAGGTGAGCAAGGGCACGCAGGAGGAGCTCCAATCTGAACTGCGCACCCAGAAGGAGCGCAGCCAGCAAG CCCTACAGCAGCGAGTGTCTGAGATCGAGAGCCGCTGCGCTGAAGAGCTTCGTGAGATGGAGTTACGAGTCAGCACGGCTAAGAGAGAGCACACCAAAGCAG TTATGACTTTACGGCAGTTTGAAAGAGCGGTAACTCGGaaacactggagagaaactgaagCTTTGCAAAGTGAACACACAAAGAGGGAGGTCCAACGTAAACAAACAGAAGAGGCTGAGACAAATAGACACCGACTGCTG TTTGTCACACAGGCTCCTGTTGCTGAGCGAGAGCTGAGGAGTGACTTCCCCCGATCTTGCGCAGCACCTCAACAAAACGAATCTGTTCCCAGAGAGCAAGGAGGAAAAGCTGCAGAGAGAAGCTGCTTGACGGGAGCGAAACCGGCAGCAGAAG AGAGACTCCTTTCTGTTATGGAGGAGCTCCAAACGCTCAGTGCCGCAGTGGTCAACAGCTCTGAAGACtctgcggaggaggaggaggggcacAGCGGCTTTACGAGCGGCGTGCTGAAGCCGTGTTCGTGA
- the cchcr1 gene encoding coiled-coil alpha-helical rod protein 1 isoform X5, protein MDAHKKLSTPTDFISPKISRKPLDDLVPPSHFASSVQAARLAAGTQPCVSWMNSSVSTAPPKDLWLGLPQTRREISTQREENHCTKMLRGSKTSGKTPEEKASDLRTRSSERGYQLSRWEEGCCLEAEKHKAEAERLKEQMEALKDDAQRYREENRVKNDTISRQCHDLETMHQEMSEVRVEHSQLKEELMHCHAQEGKISSKLERFRKESDEEIAKMMRVGEARQLALKAETNEQQAEEAETLSLKMSEQTRKKQEEELRQLSAVHCAELNAVRKSNNELQSKLQSVTRERDELKEHLSQMEQAYETQSATLHSLRNYIGQAVADKGEKEQCNEAFERLNKDKVALQKTAELLTVRLNSMSEIVSLQEEKMLKKASTDPLVTARCDGVLVLHIWREKVFKLCVQLRLKDIELRDEKAKHLSEVVLTEQQLQEERHRATVLQRSLDAGIAELDQEKVEKETLEQDLAQACEDYQQLKAKSHSLEAELKSTTEALHGFSVTFHRKIAEVDAARAKLNTFGQRLNFARGRVETVQALFLRSVALRKVQTTSKPAEQTAASIRNLQMELSLVCRERSKLTQELKRTPELIEKALADMKEEYEIKLRRQQEELEQSRDEMQKAASGTEEVQRSLRGVLAQLEVSKGTQEELQSELRTQKERSQQALQQRVSEIESRCAEELREMELRVSTAKREHTKAVMTLRQFERAVTRKHWRETEALQSEHTKREVQRKQTEEAETNRHRLLLSVCHTGSCC, encoded by the exons ATGGACGCACATAAAAAGCTCAGCACGCCAACAGATTTCATCTCACCAAAGATTTCCA GGAAACCCCTGGATGACCTTGTGCCTCCATCTCATTTTGCATCAAGTGTCCAGGCTGCCAGACTGGCCGCAGGCACACAGCCATGCGTTTCCTGGATGAACTCGAGTGTCTCCACAGCTCCACCAAAGGATCTGTGGCTTGGTTTACCTCAGACTCGAAGAGAGATCTCAACGCAGAGAGAGGAAAATCATTGCACCAAGATGCTGCGGGGAAGCAAGACAAGCGGAAAGACTCCAGAAGAGAAGGCATCGGACTTGAGGACGAG ATCCTCAGAGAGAGGCTACCAGTTGTCCAGATGGGAAGAAGGGTGCTGTCTGGAGGCAGAAAAGCACAAAGCGGAAGCTGAGCGATTGAAGGAGCAGATGGAGGCCCTGAAGGATGACGCGCAGAGATATAGGGAAGAGAATAGAGTCAAAAACGACACCATAAGCAG GCAGTGTCACGATTTGGAGACGATGCATCAAGAAATGAGCGAGGTGAGGGTTGAGCACAGCCAGCTCAAGGAGGAGCTCATGCACTGCCATGCACAGGAGGGGAAAATAAGCTCAAAG CTAGAAAGATTTAGGAAAGAGTCTGATGAGGAAATTGCAAAGATGATGAGAGTAGGTGAAGCTCGGCAGCTTGCCCTGAAGGCCGAAACGAACGAGCAGCAAGCCGAGGAGGCCGAAACGCTCTCTTTGAAAATGTCGGAACAAACGCGGAAGAAGCAAGAGGAAGAG CTGCGACAGTTGAGTGCCGTTCACTGTGCGGAATTAAACGCCGTCAGGAAATCAAATAATGAATTGCAAAGTAAACTTCAGTCAGTGACCCGGGAGAGAGACGAGTTGAAAGAGCATCTAAG CCAAATGGAACAAGCGTACGAGACACAATCAGCAACTCTGCACAGTCTCCGAAATTATATCGGCCAGGCTGTTGCcgacaaaggagaaaaggaACAATGCAATGAAGCGTTTGAG aGGCTCAACAAAGACAAAGTGGCATTGCAGAAAACTGCGGAGCTTTTGACTGTCAGACTTAACTCCATGAGTGAGATCGTCTCACTCCAAGAAGAGAAAATGCTGAAGAAG GCCTCGACAGACCCACTTGTGACAGCGAGATGTGATGGTGTTCTTGTGCTTCACATCTGGAGGGAGAAGGTGTTCAAACTATGCGTCCAGCTTCGTTTGAAGGACATAGAGCTGCGGGATGAGAAGGCAAAACATCTTTCAGAG GTCGTACTCACGGAGCAACAGCTGCAAGAGGAGCGGCATCGCGCAACCGTGCTGCAGCGCAGTCTCGACGCCGGGATAGCTGAGCTGGACCAGGAGAAAGTGGAAAAGGAG aCCTTGGAACAGGACTTGGCTCAGGCTTGCGAGGACTACCAACAACTGAAGGCAAAGAGTCACAGCTTAGAGGCTGAGCTCAAAAGCACAACTGAGGCCCTGCATGG GTTTAGTGTGACATTTCATCGTAAAATAGCAGAAGTGGATGCAGCGCGAGCTAAACTCAATACTTTTGGCCAAAGGTTGAATTTCGCCAGAGGCCGAGTGGAGACGGTCCAAG CTTTGTTCCTGAGGAGCGTCGCTCTGCGCAAAGTCCAGACGACCAGTAAGCCAGCAGAGCAGACAGCGGCGAG TATCAGAAATTTGCAGATGGAACTTAGCTTGGTGTGTCGAGAGAGAAGCAAGCTCACGCAGGAGCTCAAAAGAACCCCGGAGCTGATTGAGAAGGCGCTGGCTGATATGAAAGAAGAAT ATGAAATCAAGCTGCGGCGGCAGCAGGAAGAGCTGGAGCAGAGTCGGGATGAGATGCAGAAGGCCGCGTCGGGCACAGAGGAGGTCCAGCGGAGCCTGCGGGGGGTTCTGGCCCAGCTGGAGGTGAGCAAGGGCACGCAGGAGGAGCTCCAATCTGAACTGCGCACCCAGAAGGAGCGCAGCCAGCAAG CCCTACAGCAGCGAGTGTCTGAGATCGAGAGCCGCTGCGCTGAAGAGCTTCGTGAGATGGAGTTACGAGTCAGCACGGCTAAGAGAGAGCACACCAAAGCAG TTATGACTTTACGGCAGTTTGAAAGAGCGGTAACTCGGaaacactggagagaaactgaagCTTTGCAAAGTGAACACACAAAGAGGGAGGTCCAACGTAAACAAACAGAAGAGGCTGAGACAAATAGACACCGACTGCTG CTGTCAGTTTGTCACACAGGCTCCTGTTGCTGA